The Nomascus leucogenys isolate Asia chromosome 23, Asia_NLE_v1, whole genome shotgun sequence genome includes a window with the following:
- the CLEC7A gene encoding C-type lectin domain family 7 member A isoform X1, with the protein MEYHPDLENLDEDGYTQLHFNSQSNTRIAVVSEKGSCAASLPWRLIAVILGILCLVILVIAVVLGTVGVLSSPCPPNWMIYEKSCYLFSMSLNSWDGSKRQCSQLGSNLLKIDSSNELGFIVKQVSSQPDNSFWIGLSRPQTEVPWLWEDGSTFSSNLFQIRTTATNENPSPNCVWIHVSVIYDQLCSVPSYSICEKKFSM; encoded by the exons ATGGAATATCATCCTGATTTAGAAAATTTGGATGAAGATGGATATACTCAATTACACTTCAACTCTCAAAGCAATACCAGGATAGCTGTTGTTTCAGAGAAag GATCGTGTGCTGCATCTCTTCCTTGGCGCCTCATTGCTGTGATTTTGGGAATCCTATGCTTGGTAATACTGGTGATAGCTGTGGTCCTGGGTACCGTGG GGGTTCTGTCCAGCCCTTGTCCTCCTAATTGGATGATATATGAGAAGAGCTGTTATCTATTCAGCATGTCACTAAATTCCTGGGATGGAAGTAAAAGACAATGCTCACAACTGGGCTCTAATCTCCTAAAGATAGATAGCTCGAATGAATTG GGATTTATAGTAAAACAAGTGTCTTCCCAACCTGATAATTCATTTTGGATAGGCCTTTCTCGGCCCCAGACTGAGGTACCATGGCTCTGGGAGGATGGATCAACATTCTCTTCTAACCT ATTTCAGATCAGAACCACAGCTACCaatgaaaacccatctccaaaTTGTGTATGGATTCACGTGTCAGTCATTTATGACCAACTGTGTAGTGTGCCCTCATATAGTATTTGTGAGAAGAAGTTTTCAATGTAA
- the CLEC7A gene encoding C-type lectin domain family 7 member A isoform X2: MEYHPDLENLDEDGYTQLHFNSQSNTRIAVVSEKGSCAASLPWRLIAVILGILCLVILVIAVVLGTVGVLSSPCPPNWMIYEKSCYLFSMSLNSWDGSKRQCSQLGSNLLKIDSSNELGFIVKQVSSQPDNSFWIGLSRPQTEVPWLWEDGSTFSSNLNPDAGQVQQHKGHAG, from the exons ATGGAATATCATCCTGATTTAGAAAATTTGGATGAAGATGGATATACTCAATTACACTTCAACTCTCAAAGCAATACCAGGATAGCTGTTGTTTCAGAGAAag GATCGTGTGCTGCATCTCTTCCTTGGCGCCTCATTGCTGTGATTTTGGGAATCCTATGCTTGGTAATACTGGTGATAGCTGTGGTCCTGGGTACCGTGG GGGTTCTGTCCAGCCCTTGTCCTCCTAATTGGATGATATATGAGAAGAGCTGTTATCTATTCAGCATGTCACTAAATTCCTGGGATGGAAGTAAAAGACAATGCTCACAACTGGGCTCTAATCTCCTAAAGATAGATAGCTCGAATGAATTG GGATTTATAGTAAAACAAGTGTCTTCCCAACCTGATAATTCATTTTGGATAGGCCTTTCTCGGCCCCAGACTGAGGTACCATGGCTCTGGGAGGATGGATCAACATTCTCTTCTAACCT GAATCCAGATGCAGGCCAAGTACAGCAGCACAAAGGACATGCTGGATGA
- the CLEC7A gene encoding C-type lectin domain family 7 member A isoform X3 — MEYHPDLENLDEDGYTQLHFNSQSNTRIAVVSEKGSCAASLPWRLIAVILGILCLVILVIAVVLGTVAGFKAVEFKG, encoded by the exons ATGGAATATCATCCTGATTTAGAAAATTTGGATGAAGATGGATATACTCAATTACACTTCAACTCTCAAAGCAATACCAGGATAGCTGTTGTTTCAGAGAAag GATCGTGTGCTGCATCTCTTCCTTGGCGCCTCATTGCTGTGATTTTGGGAATCCTATGCTTGGTAATACTGGTGATAGCTGTGGTCCTGGGTACCGTGG CTGGTTTCAAAGCTGTGGAATTCAAAGGATAA
- the CLEC7A gene encoding C-type lectin domain family 7 member A isoform X4 produces MEYHPDLENLDEDGYTQLHFNSQSNTRIAVVSEKGSCAASLPWRLIAVILGILCLVILVIAVVLGTVAIWRSNSGSNTLENGYFPSRNKENHSQPTQASLEESVTPTKAVKTTGVLSSPCPPNWMIYEKSCYLFSMSLNSWDGSKRQCSQLGSNLLKIDSSNELGFIVKQVSSQPDNSFWIGLSRPQTEVPWLWEDGSTFSSNLFQIRTTATNENPSPNCVWIHVSVIYDQLCSVPSYSICEKKFSM; encoded by the exons ATGGAATATCATCCTGATTTAGAAAATTTGGATGAAGATGGATATACTCAATTACACTTCAACTCTCAAAGCAATACCAGGATAGCTGTTGTTTCAGAGAAag GATCGTGTGCTGCATCTCTTCCTTGGCGCCTCATTGCTGTGATTTTGGGAATCCTATGCTTGGTAATACTGGTGATAGCTGTGGTCCTGGGTACCGTGG CTATTTGGAGATCCAATTCAGGAAGCAACACATTGGAGAATGGCTACTTTCCATCAAGAAATAAAGAGAACCACAGTCAACCCACACAAGCATCTTTAGAAGAGAGTGTGACTCCTACCAAAGCTGTCAAAACCACAG GGGTTCTGTCCAGCCCTTGTCCTCCTAATTGGATGATATATGAGAAGAGCTGTTATCTATTCAGCATGTCACTAAATTCCTGGGATGGAAGTAAAAGACAATGCTCACAACTGGGCTCTAATCTCCTAAAGATAGATAGCTCGAATGAATTG GGATTTATAGTAAAACAAGTGTCTTCCCAACCTGATAATTCATTTTGGATAGGCCTTTCTCGGCCCCAGACTGAGGTACCATGGCTCTGGGAGGATGGATCAACATTCTCTTCTAACCT ATTTCAGATCAGAACCACAGCTACCaatgaaaacccatctccaaaTTGTGTATGGATTCACGTGTCAGTCATTTATGACCAACTGTGTAGTGTGCCCTCATATAGTATTTGTGAGAAGAAGTTTTCAATGTAA